A single window of Ovis canadensis isolate MfBH-ARS-UI-01 breed Bighorn chromosome 17, ARS-UI_OviCan_v2, whole genome shotgun sequence DNA harbors:
- the PABPC4L gene encoding polyadenylate-binding protein 4-like: MNIAAKYRQASLYVGDLHADVTEDLLFKKFSAVGPVLSIRICRDLVTRRSLGYAYVNFLQLADAQKALDTMNFDLIKGKSIRLMWSQRDAYLRKSGIGNVFIKNLDRSIDNKTLYEHFSAFGKILSSKVMSDDHGSRGYAFVHFQNQIAADRAIEEMNGTLLKDCRLFVGRFKSRKDREAEFQNKAHEFTNVYIKNFGDEMDDERLKEVFSKYGKTLSVKVMTDSSGKSKGFGFVSFDSHEAAKRAVEEMNGKDINGQLLFVGRAQKKAERQAELKQMFEQLKHERFRRCRGAKLYIKNLDETIDDEKLRREFSSFGSISRVKVMQEEGRSKGFGLICFSSAEEATKAMTEMNGRILGSKPLNIALAQKP; encoded by the coding sequence ATGAATATAGCAGCCAAGtaccgccaggcctccctgtacgtGGGTGACCTCCATGCTGACGTCACTGAGGACCTGCTGTTCAAGAAGTTCAGCGCCGTGGGGCCAGTGTTGTCCATCCGCATCTGCAGGGACCTGGTCACCCGCCGCTCCCTGGGCTACGCCTATGTGAACTTTCTGCAGCTGGCGGATGCCCAGAAGGCGCTGGACACCATGAACTTTGACTTGATAAAGGGCAAATCCATCCGTCTCATGTGGTCTCAACGTGATGCCTACTTAAGGAAATCTGGAATTGGGAACGTGTTCATCAAGAATCTGGACAGATCCATTGATAACAAAACCCTTTATGAACACTTTTCAgcgtttgggaagatcctgtcCTCCAAGGTGATGAGTGATGATCATGGCTCCAGGGGCTATGCATTCGTGCACTTTCAAAACCAGATTGCTGCCGACAGGGCCATTGAGGAGATGAATGGGACACTGCTTAAGGACTGCAGGCTGTTTGTTGGCAGATTCAAAAGCCGCAAAGATCGAGAAGCCGAGTTTCAGAACAAAGCCCATGAATTCACCAATGTTTACATCAAAAATTTTGGAGATGAGATGGATGATGAGAGGCTGAAGGAAGTTTTCAGCAAATACGGCAAAACCCTGAGTGTTAAGGTTATGACAGATTCCAGTGGAAAATCCAAAGGCTTTGGCTTTGTGAGTTTTGATAGCCATGAGGCTGCCAAAAGGGCTGTTGAAGAAATGAATGGAAAGGACATAAACGGACAGCTGCTTTTTGTAGGCCGGGCACAGAAGAAAGCAGAGCGACAGGCTGAGTTAAAGCAAATGTTTGAGCAGCTGAAACATGAAAGATTTCGGCGGTGCCGGGGTGCGAAGCTCTATATTAAGAACCTGGATGAGACCATTGATGATGAAAAACTGCGGAGGGAATTTTCTTCATTTGGATCAATTAGCAGGGTTAAGGTAATGCAGGAAGAAGGGCGAAGCAAAGGGTTTGGCTTGATCTGCTTCTCCTCTGCGGAGGAGGCCACTAAAGCAATGACGGAGATGAACGGCCGCATCTTAGGCTCCAAGCCACTCAACATCGCCCTGGCCCAGAAACCCTAG